The bacterium genome includes the window CATGCACTGTCAAAATATATGACCTTTTCATTATTTAATGCCGGAAATTTACTGCGGATATTGTTCATTTTTATACCGGATAATTATATTCGATTTTGGTGGAATTAATTCTAATTATAACACAAATAACTCCGTAAAATTCCAAAAAGAAGAAGATAAAAAGCTGGATTTATGATAAAATAAAAAACATGCTGGCAATTATTCAAAGCAGTACGGTTTTTGGAATAGACAGTTATCTTGTCAGAGTTGAAGTGGATATCGCGGGAGGATTGCCCGCCTATTCCACCGTGGGTCTGCCTGATGCGGCGGTAAAAGAAAGCAAGGACAGGGTTAAGGCGGCGATAAAAAATTCTGATTTTGAATTTCCAAGCAAAAGAATTACAGTTAATCTTTCACCGGCGGACGTGAAGAAAGAAGGGCCTGCGTTTGACCTGCCGGTTGCCATAGGGATACTTGCCGCTACCAACCAGATAAAATCGGAAAAATTAAAAGAATACGCGGTTGTAGGGGAACTTTCGCTTGACGGAACAGTGCAGAAAATAAACGGCGCCCTGCCTATCGCATTGGGAGTAAAACGTGAAGGTTTGAAGGGGTTGATTTTACCGTATTTTAATTCAGATGAGGCGGGTGTTGTTGACGGTATTGATGTTATCCCGGTAAAAGACCTTTTTGAAACCATTAAATTTCTTGAAGGTGAAAAAGAAATTGCGCGTTATAGGGTGAATTTGAATGAAATTTTTGATACTAACAAAAACTATGAATTGGATTTTTCAGATGTTAAAGGACAGGAACAGGCAAAGAGGGCATTGGAGGTAGCTGCGGCCGGAGGCCATAATGTTATTATGGTAGGCCCCCCGGGTTCGGGAAAAACCATGCTGGCACAGCGTTTCCCGACGATTTTGCCGGATATCAGTTTAGAAGAAGCATTGGAAACCACCAAGATTCACAGTGTCGCCGGGACCCTGGTTTCAGGGAAAGGTTTAATCGCTGTCCGGCCATTCAGGTCGCCCCATCACACGGTTTCACATATCGCGCTGACAGGCGGCGGTCAATACCCGAAGCCGGGGGAGGTAAGCCTGGCGCATCACGGGGTTCTGTTTTTAGATGAGCTCCCGGAGTTTAGCAGGAACGCTTTGGAGGTTTTGCGCCAGCCGCTTGAGGACGGTGTGGTAACAGTTTCACGCGCGGCCGCGTCATTAACATACCCCGCGAGATTTATGCTGACGGCTGCGATGAATCCTTGTCCCTGTGGCTATTACGGTGACCCCTTCCATGAATGCCGTTGTTCACCGAACCAGATACACAGATACCGCTCTAAAGTCTCAGGACC containing:
- a CDS encoding YifB family Mg chelatase-like AAA ATPase, which gives rise to MLAIIQSSTVFGIDSYLVRVEVDIAGGLPAYSTVGLPDAAVKESKDRVKAAIKNSDFEFPSKRITVNLSPADVKKEGPAFDLPVAIGILAATNQIKSEKLKEYAVVGELSLDGTVQKINGALPIALGVKREGLKGLILPYFNSDEAGVVDGIDVIPVKDLFETIKFLEGEKEIARYRVNLNEIFDTNKNYELDFSDVKGQEQAKRALEVAAAGGHNVIMVGPPGSGKTMLAQRFPTILPDISLEEALETTKIHSVAGTLVSGKGLIAVRPFRSPHHTVSHIALTGGGQYPKPGEVSLAHHGVLFLDELPEFSRNALEVLRQPLEDGVVTVSRAAASLTYPARFMLTAAMNPCPCGYYGDPFHECRCSPNQIHRYRSKVSGPLLDRIDIHLDVPAVKFKDISSRVPAESSAEIKLRINKARDIQEKRFRNNKKIFCNSHMGHKDIKKYCEIDEISLNLLKDAIQKMGFSARAYDRILKVSRTIADLEGSESIQQQHILEAIQYRSLDRGENKF